The Anaerolineales bacterium sequence GGAAACGTATGATCCCCAGTAGAAAACCGGTAAGGTGAAACCGATGACCAAACCCGACCTGTCAGACTCCATCATCGTAGTGTCTGGACTGCCCCGCTCCGGGACGTCGATGATGATGAACATGCTCGCAAGCGGTGGACTCGAACTTCTCACCGATGGCATCCGCGAGGCGGACGATGACAATCCCCTCGGCTACTACGAATACGAAACGGTGAAGCAGCTCAAGGAAGGTGAGACGGCCTGGGTGAATAACGCCCGAGGCAAAGTCGTCAAGATCATTTCCTATCTGCTTCCCAGGCTCCCCGAAGACTTCCACTATCGCATCATTTTCATGCAGCGCGAACTCGACGAGGTGCTTGCGTCACAACGAAAAATGATCGTCCGCCGCGGCGAGAATCCCGACAAGATCGATAACGAGAAGATGAAGACGATCCTCGAGAATCATTTGCGGGATATCAATGCGTGGCTCCAAGAACAAGATCACATTGAGCGCATCGATATGCCGTATAAAGAAATCGTTCACGATCCTCAGCCGTATGTCGAGGAGATCGCTCGATTCCTCGGTCGCACACTCGATCTGGATTCGATGATCCACACCGTCGAACCCAAACTATACCGTCAACGCAAATGAGACATGACCTACGCAACCGCCTTCGTGACGCACGGAATCACGTCCGCGCTCCATCGAACTGCAAACAACCCTCGACATGGTTTATAATGTCGGGGATCACAAATCGATAAGTCCAGCAAATCGGGAGACACGGCAGCCCAGTTTGAAGCAGCTCCGCATGAACCCTGTTTGAATTCACATTCGTATCGATTCGAGGATAGAGGTGCAACCATGTATATTGATCCGAACACCGGAGGCCAGATTTTTCAACTCTTGGCGGTTATCTTTGCGGC is a genomic window containing:
- a CDS encoding sulfotransferase domain-containing protein, translating into MTKPDLSDSIIVVSGLPRSGTSMMMNMLASGGLELLTDGIREADDDNPLGYYEYETVKQLKEGETAWVNNARGKVVKIISYLLPRLPEDFHYRIIFMQRELDEVLASQRKMIVRRGENPDKIDNEKMKTILENHLRDINAWLQEQDHIERIDMPYKEIVHDPQPYVEEIARFLGRTLDLDSMIHTVEPKLYRQRK